In Macrobrachium rosenbergii isolate ZJJX-2024 chromosome 16, ASM4041242v1, whole genome shotgun sequence, a single genomic region encodes these proteins:
- the LOC136846964 gene encoding uncharacterized protein has product MVGVVKRTLATTLRCAIFLEEQLRTLIKKAEVVINNRPLMYAGDTRENEVLTPSHLIRSNMICLLPPVVPHEEMYATLTSRQLRHIYFCLTETLERFKTLWRDGYLKSLRERHDCKEGMPTPLHVGDIVLVKADNSKRSQWPLGRILEIYPDEKWVIHSVKILIEGEEHLRSVEHLMPLKLSEHEADKEEGTGMQVREQSDDSDNDSETGSITHQTDRLKINDREVGSDMDEGDDRQVQNEVLEQTAPRPRRRAATEQRRKMAEWIRDGTV; this is encoded by the coding sequence ATGGTGGGAGTAGTCAAGAGGACCCTCGCCACGACGTTGCGATGCGCCATCTTCTTGGAGGAGCAACTGAGGACCCTCATCAAGAAAGCCGAGGTGGTGATTAATAACAGACCACTAATGTACGCCGGTGACACCAGGGAAAACGAGGTCCTGACACCTTCCCATCTCATCCGCAGCAACATGATATGCCTGTTGCCTCCTGTAGTGCCTCATGAAGAAATGTATGCCACGTTAACCAGCCGACAGCTTCGTCACATATACTTCTGTCTAACAGAGACTCTGGAGAGGTTCAAGACCCTCTGGAGGGACGGGTATTTGAAGTCTCTTCGAGAGAGACACGATTGCAAAGAAGGAATGCCAACTCCGCTGCATGTCGGAGACATTGTGCTGGTAAAGGCCGACAACAGCAAgagaagtcagtggcccctgggaCGAATATTGGAGATTTATCCTGATGAAAAATGGGTCATACATTCTGTGAAAATTCTAATTGAAGGAGAAGAGCACTTGAGATCGGTCGAACACCTCATGCCTCTCAAGCTAAGTGAGCACGAGGCCGACAAAGAAGAAGGTACTGGAATGCAGGTGAGAGAGCAgagtgatgatagtgataatgacaGTGAGACAGGTAGTATCACACACCAGACTGATAGACTCAAGATCAATGATCGAGAGGTAGGTAGTGACATGGATGAAGGTGACGACAGGCAGGTTCAGAATGAAGTGTTGGAACAGACTGCACCGAGGCCAAGAAGAAGAGCTGCTACTGAGCAGAGACGGAAAATGGCAGAGTGGATTCGAGATGGAACTGTGTAA